AGAAATAAAAAGACTGTACAGGATAAAGGTTCAACCCGTACAGTCTTGTTCTTTATGCGTATGAATGAAGTCCAGCGAGTATCATATTCACTGCAATAAAGTTAAACATGATTAGAATGAACCCTATAACCATAAGCCAAGCTGACTTTTTCCCTTCCCATCCACGCGATAAACGTAAATGTAAAAATGCTGCATAGAAAAGCCATGTAATGAGTGCCCAAACTTCTTTCGGGTCCCATCCCCAAAACCTTGACCACGCCTCATGCGCCCAAATCATCGCAAAGATTAAGCCACCTAATGTAAACACTGGGAAACCGATCAGAACAGCTCGGTAACCAATCTCATCCATCAGTTGCGTATTCGCCTTCTTCGACAATGGTTGAAGAACCGCAGCAAGAGGTCTTCTAACGATAAGTCTTAATAGAATGTACAACACGGTTCCCACGAAAAATGACCATGTCGTTGTCGTTAACTTTTTGGCATCGATAATTGCAGGCGTTTCAGCCCATGGTTGCATGGTTCCTTCCGTTAATGCCTCATACTGATGCATACCAAAGAGGGGCGGCATGTGATAAGTCACTTGGTCAACTTGTTCATTTTTATTAACAAACGTAAACTGCGCTTCATAGCCCGCGACTCTAAATCCTGTTGTCGCGATGATAAAACCTACACATAATACTAATGTATAGACAATCACTTCTAACCAAAACCTTTCGTTAGAAGGCTTTTTCACATTTACTTTTTTCAAAAGTAAAACAAATCCAGCAACTGCGGAAATCGCTAAAATGGCTTCTCCTAAAATCGTTGTAATCACGTGTACCGCTAACCATTTACTTTTCAAAGCAGGGATTAACGGTGTTACTTCCGTCGGGAACATCGTTGCATAGCCGATAATAATAATGGCAGTTGGTAAAGCAAATAGTCCTAATGAAGGCGTTTTATACAGATAATAGAGTAAAATGAATGCTGCAACAAGCATCATACCTAATGCCGTAACAGCTTCAAACATATTACTGACAGGTGCATGTCCTGATGCCATCCATCTTGTAATGAAGTAACCTACATGTGTTAAAAAGCCGATAATCGTAATCACAATGCCAATCGTTCCAGATCGGCTGTTCCCATAAGATGCTTGGGATTTAGCACCCTTTACCGCGCCACCGAAGAACAGTGTTGCAATTAAATAGGCAAAGAATGAAATCAGTAATAAATTCGAACTTAAAGATGCGAGTTCCATTATGTAAAGTCCCCTTCCTCATCGTCCAAAACAGACTCCGTGTCTTCACGGTCTTCATATTGTGGCAAGCCCGCATATTCTTTCACTTGAGCCATATCCTTTTTTAAGGAGAACCAGT
This window of the Sporosarcina ureilytica genome carries:
- the ccsB gene encoding c-type cytochrome biogenesis protein CcsB, producing MELASLSSNLLLISFFAYLIATLFFGGAVKGAKSQASYGNSRSGTIGIVITIIGFLTHVGYFITRWMASGHAPVSNMFEAVTALGMMLVAAFILLYYLYKTPSLGLFALPTAIIIIGYATMFPTEVTPLIPALKSKWLAVHVITTILGEAILAISAVAGFVLLLKKVNVKKPSNERFWLEVIVYTLVLCVGFIIATTGFRVAGYEAQFTFVNKNEQVDQVTYHMPPLFGMHQYEALTEGTMQPWAETPAIIDAKKLTTTTWSFFVGTVLYILLRLIVRRPLAAVLQPLSKKANTQLMDEIGYRAVLIGFPVFTLGGLIFAMIWAHEAWSRFWGWDPKEVWALITWLFYAAFLHLRLSRGWEGKKSAWLMVIGFILIMFNFIAVNMILAGLHSYA